Genomic DNA from Haloplanus aerogenes:
CGCCGTTCCGGCGGCGTCGACGGTGGACAGTCGGACCTGAACCGTTTTTTCTCGTGCCGGCTCTCGGCGCGGTGAACGCTACATAGTTTTTAGGTGGCGAAGGCGTATCCCCGGAGTATGGAAGACGATCCGGACGCGGACGCACTGCTCGAACGCGCCGGTTTCGACCCCGAAAAGAGCGTCCTGACGCGTCGACAGGCCGAAGTGCTCGCCCTCCGCGAGCGGAACGTACGGCAGTCCACCATCGCCGACCTCCTCGGTACGTCGCGGGCGAACGTCTCGAGTATCGAATCGAGCGCGCGGGACAACGTGGCGAAAGCCCGCGAGACCGTCGCCTTCGCGGAGGCGCTGACGGCGCCAGTCCGGGTCGAAGTCGACGAGGAGACCGACCTCTACAACGTGCCGAAACTCGTCTACGATGCCTGCGACGCCGCCGGCGTCAAGGTGAACCACACGGCGCCGGACCTGATGAAACTCGTCAGTGACGAGGCTGGCGAGGCGGTCCAGGGCCGCGAGATTCAGGCACCGCTGCTGGTCGGCGTCACCACCGACGGCACCGTCCGCGTCAGACAGTCCGCGTCGAAATCGACGTAGTCAGAACTCGCCTCGCTCTTTCAGTGTCGCCACCAAGTCGCGCACGCGTTGTGCCTCCTCGGTCGGCACCACGAGCACCCGGTCGTCGTACGCGACGACGGCTAGCCCCTCGACCCCGACCAGCGACACGTGTACGTCGTCGCTCGCGACCACGTTGTTCTCGGCGTCCACACTCACCACCTCGGCGTCGCCCGCGACGACCGTCCCGTCCTCGTCCGCCGGCAGGAGTCGCTGGAGCGCGTCCCACGAGCCCAGGTCGTCCCACGCCACGTCGAGGGGGACGGTCACCACGTCGGTGGCGCGTTCTAGTACGGCGTAGTCGACGCTCACCGGATCGACCGCGTCGAATCCTCCGTCGGCGTCGCCAGCATCGAGCGCGTCGAGTAGCGGTCCGAGCGGCGTCCCTTCTGCTGCTTCCCGGAACGCCCGGGGCGTCCACGTGAAGATGCCGGCGTTCCAGTAGTAGCCCCGCGCCACGTACGACTCCGCCGTCTCGGCGTCCGGTTTCTCGTGGAACGCGGCTACCTCGGCGTAGTCGCCGTGGTCCGACCCGGGTTCGATGTAGCCGTAGCCCGTCTCCGGCCGATCCGGTTCGACGCCGAACGTGACGAGTGCGTCCGTTTCGGCGGCGACGCGTGCCCCCCTTCGGGCGGTCGGCTCGAAGTCCCCGTCGACGTAGTGGTCGCTCGGGAGCGCGAGGACGACGGGGTCGTCGAAGCGCTCCTCGATCCGGTGGGTCGCGTAGGCGAGGGCGGGGCCGGTGTCCTTGCCCGCCGGTTCGACGAGGACGGACGCCTCGGGCACCGTCTCCCGGACGGCGTCGACGAACGCGGGGCGGGTCACGACGACCACCGCGTCCGCGAAGGCGACGCGGTCCACGGTGCGTTCGAGGAGGGTGTCCTCGCCTGCGAGCGAGAGCAACTGTTTCGGGCGATGGCTCCGACTCGCGGGGTAGAGCCGGGAGCCGATTCCGCCCGCTAGCACCGTCGCAACGAGCGGTCGGTCGGTGTCCGGCACGGCACTCACCACGTCTCCACGATGCCCTCGCGCACGTCTTCCAGACACCCCTCGCAGTCGGGATGGCCGGCCTCGTAACACGCCGGTCGATTCTCCGCGTCGAGTTCGACGGCGCGGCGTTCGGCTTCCCGTCGACAGACGATGCGGACGCGCCCCTCGTCGTCGCGGGGCAGGTCCACGGTGTCCCGCCCCTCGCGGTAGGCCTTCCGCGCCTCGGCGTAGCGGCGGCCGGCCGAGCGGAAGGTGGTCCGTACGAACCGTTCCAGCCGGTCGTCCATATCCTCCCTTGCGCCGGCGGGGGCAAAGGTTCGTCGGCATCCCCGCGTCGAATGCCTCCCACTCACGCCACTCGATTCCACTTTCACTCCGCTCGCGGAAGTTTTTATACTGTCGCGCACCAACCAGCGTGTGCCTCCCCACGAGAACAACACGGAGGCGAGTGAGACCATGACCGATTTGCATACCCACGCGGAGGATATCGTAGCGCAGTTCTCGGACCATCTGGACCTGACCGTCGACGAGGTCGAGGAGCGACTGGACAACCTCGTCAACGAGTACCGGGTGCCGGTGGACGAGGCGCGCCGGAGCGTCGTGAACAGCTACCTCGACGAGGCAGATCTGGAGCGCGAGGCGCTCGGTGGCGGCGGCAACGCCTCGGTCGGCCTCGCCGAAATCGACCAGGACGAACAGTGGCTCGACGTGACCGCCAAGGTCGTCGAACTCTGGGAGCCCCGGAGCGACTCCGTCGCGCAGGTCGGCCTGCTCGGCGACGAGACGGGGACGACCAAGTTCGTCGCGTTCGAAACCTCGGAGCTCCCCGAACTCGAGGAGGGCGCGGTCTACCGGCTGGAGAACCTCGTCACCGACGAGTACCAGGGCAACTTCTCGGTGAAGCTCAACCGGACGACGACCATCACCGAAGTCGACGAGGAGATCGAAGTCGGCGACGACGCCGAGACCGTCGAGGGCGCGCTGGTGGACATCCAGAGCGGCAGCGGCCTCATCAAGCGCTGTCCCGAGGAGGACTGCACGCGCGTCCTCCAGAACGGCCGGTGTTCCGAACACGGCGACGTCGACGGCGAATTCGACCTGCGGATCAAGGGCGTTCTCGACGACGGCGAGGCGGTCCACGAGGTGATCTTCGACCGCGAGTCGACCGAGGAACTCACCGGGACGACCTTGGAGGAGGCGAAGGACATGGCGATGGACGCGCTCGACACGACCGTCGTCGCCGACGAGATGCGTACGGGGACGCTCGGCCGGTACTACCGGGTGAGCGGCCCGCAGTTCGGCCGGTACGTGCTGGTCGACGAGTTCGAACGACTGGACGATCCGGTCGATGCCGAAGCGGCCCTCATCGAAGCGAGGTCGATCTAACATGAGCCAGGCACCCACCCGCGAAGTCGCGCGCCGCGTCTTCGCCCGCGAGTTCAACGACGCGAGTCACACGTTCAAGGAGTCGGACGACGAACGCGCCCCGGTTTACCTCCTCCTCCCGACGGGCGAACGCGCCAACCGCGTGTTCCTCGTCGGCACCCTGACCGAGAAGGAGGACGTGGGCGAGGACGACGAGTACTGGCGGGGTCGCATCGTCGACCCGACGGGGACCTTCTTCGTCTACGCCGGGCAGTACCAGCCCGACGCGGCCTCGACGCTCCGGGAACTCGAACCTCCGGCGTACGTCGCCGTCGTTGGGAAGCCCCGGACCTACGAGACCGACGACGGGAGTGTCAACGTCTCCGTCCGCCCCGAATCCATCACCGCCGTCGACTCCACGACCCGGGATCGCTGGGTGGTCGAGGCGGCCCAGCGGACGCTCGAACGCGTCGCCACGTTCGAGGACGAGAGCAACGAGTACGCGCGGATGGCCCGCGAGGAGTACGACCTCGCCGTCGACGACTACCGGGCGATGGCGCTCGCGGCGCTCGAAGGGTTAGACGAGACGGACGAACTGGAGTCCGACGCCGAGACTGACCTCGACGCGCCGGCCGAGCACTAGCTCCCCCTCCCGTCTGACGAACTGTTAAGTGAACCGGGGCCCGATGTCGAGGAGACCATGGGCAACAAGAACAAAACCGTCTCGTTCCGCGTCAACGAGGACGCGTTCGAGACCCTGCGCGAAATCGCCGAGGAGCGCGACCTGTCGCTCTCCGCGGTGTTTCGCGACTACGTCGACATGCTCGTTGCCCACGACGGCCAGGTCGAAGTCGTCCCCGAGCACGAACTCGCCAGTCGCTCGGACGACGAACCCAGTTTCCCGCCGACGGTCGAAGTGCCCAAGAGCTTCGTCCGCGAGCACGAACGCCTCGAACTCGAGGCCGAACACCTGCGCGAGCAACTCGACGAGCACAAACGCTACGTCAACCACCTGCGGGAACAGCTAGAGGAAGAGGAAGACGTCATCCACCTCGAAGACCTGGACGGCGACGAGCGCGACGAACCCTACCAGCTGGGCTGATACGGGGCGGCGGAACGCCGTGGCAACCCGTCTAGCCCTTCGACAGCGCCCGCCGTGTCTCGGCGGCCCGACGCTCCATCTCCTGATCGCCTTCGACGGCGGCGAGCGATTCGACCGCTTCCAGTCGCCGCACCGCTTGATCGAGGAAAGAGAGCACGTCGCCGGGGTAGGCGTACAGCATGTAGTCGTCGGTCATCACGTCGACGATGGCGTCCGGTCCGAGTCCCTGTGCCCGGAGTTCGAGGAGGTAGCGGATGAACTGGCGTTCGGGGTAGCCGGTGTAGAGGTCGTCGGGATCCTCGCAGTCGAGGAAGTCGGTGGCGAAATCGAGCAGTCGATCACGGGTGGCGTCGTCGAGTTTGGTGAGGCCGTCGCCGCTGTAGAGCACCTCCATCGTCGCGCCCTTGAACGCCCCTTTGGGGATGGACGTATCTAGCTGGGAGACGATCTGGCGGTGGTTCTTCAGATAGATTTTGTCGGTGATGGCCACTGGAGCGAAGTACGTGACGGCGAGACTAAAGGCTCCCGACTTTCGCCGTGTGCCGGGGACGCACGCCGACTGCGAGTCGTAACCTACTTCACTCACAGCACAGTATCCAGACTCGTGTCCGGGTTGGGGTAGTGGTTATCCTTCAGCCTTGTGGAGGCTGAGACGCGGGTTCGATTCTCGCACCCGGACTTTCTGTCTGCGAACGCAGGTGAGCAGACGAACGTCTCCCGAGAATCGAATCGGGGAGGTCGCGCGCAGCGAAGCGAGCACGTCCGACCGTGGTTCGATTCTCGCACCCGGACTTTCTGTCTGCGAACGCAGGTGAGCAGACGAACGTCTCCCGAGAATCGAATCGGGGAGGTCGCGCGCAGCGAAGCGAGCACGTCCGACCGTGGTTCGATTCTCGCACCCGGACGTTTTCGACGACGACGGACGCGTCGCACGGACGGCGAGGACCGCCCGCCGGTCCCGACGGCGCCGTCACTTCGCCTCGCCCTCGTCGTCCTGTTTCTCACACGCGTCGGGGATGCCGTTGTTGTTACTGTCGGAACAGTCCGTCCCCGACGAGGTCCACACGGCGTTGACGTTGTTCGGCTCGCCGAACCGTTCACAACAGTCCTTGCTGACGGTCAGCACGCAGTCGGGGGTCACTCCGTTCTGTTTGATGGCGAGACAGCACGCTCCACAGTCGTCCGGGAAGAACGACTTCGTCACGATCACCGACGACGGGTTGGGACAGCCAGCACCCCGCGGTTCGTCGGCGGACTGGTCCTGCGGGACCAGTTTGATCCGGATGTCTTGGCACTTCTCGACGCAGGGATCGCCCTGCTCCGTGATATCGGAGAGACTGAAATCAGTCTGGTCGTCGGCGCCGGTCGCGTCGTACGAGGCGATATCCCTCCCAAGCCCCCCGCAGGGTCGTGCCTCGATGGCGACCTGATAGATCGGCACCGGGGAGTCCACGTCGAAATCGACCGTGGCACAGCAGTCGGTGCAGTCACCGACCTCACTCGGGTCGAAGTTCTCCACGGAGGGTGCGGTGCCTCCGGGATGGCACGGCTGGTCTTCGTGGAACTCGCAGTCTCCCTCGCCTGCACCGTCGATCCCCGCACAGATTTGCTTGCACTTGGCGATCGCCTCGGATCTGGCGTCGCCTTTGTTTCCGTTTTGGTCAGTTCCTTCGACTATCCGACACGTATACCGACGGAACGCCGACACGTTGTCGCCGGAGAGACAACACGCTCCCTCGACCTTCGCCGGACCGAGGGCGATGGACTGGAAGTCGTCGGCGGTGCCGCCGTCGCCGTCGGTCGGATCGAACTCCGGTGTGAAGGCGACACAGAGGTCGCCGCCGGCGGGCGATGCCTCGCCGTAGCAGACCCGGCCGGCGAACGAGAAGGGGTCCGACAGGCGGTCACGCGGCACCCGGACCACGAAGATACCGTCGACGACGCCGGTTTCGATGTCCGCTGGCACCGGCTGTTGGGGGCCCCACTGGCCCGCCTCGTCGTCCCACTCCTGGTAGTAGAAGTCGTCGAAGACGACACGGAAGTCGACGGTGCCGTCGTCGTCGGCGTCGAAGCGGAGTTCCCACCGGTCCCCTGCGTCCTTGTCGAGGGACTGAGGCACGTCCAGCGTGAACTCGATCGGATCGGCCGAGACGTCCACCTCGGTCACCATGAGTTCCGGGAACCCCACCTCGTCGAGCAGGCCGAATCGCTCGCCACTTTCGGTGTCGACACCCTC
This window encodes:
- a CDS encoding Tfx family DNA-binding protein; protein product: MEDDPDADALLERAGFDPEKSVLTRRQAEVLALRERNVRQSTIADLLGTSRANVSSIESSARDNVAKARETVAFAEALTAPVRVEVDEETDLYNVPKLVYDACDAAGVKVNHTAPDLMKLVSDEAGEAVQGREIQAPLLVGVTTDGTVRVRQSASKST
- a CDS encoding mannose-1-phosphate guanylyltransferase; translated protein: MVSAVPDTDRPLVATVLAGGIGSRLYPASRSHRPKQLLSLAGEDTLLERTVDRVAFADAVVVVTRPAFVDAVRETVPEASVLVEPAGKDTGPALAYATHRIEERFDDPVVLALPSDHYVDGDFEPTARRGARVAAETDALVTFGVEPDRPETGYGYIEPGSDHGDYAEVAAFHEKPDAETAESYVARGYYWNAGIFTWTPRAFREAAEGTPLGPLLDALDAGDADGGFDAVDPVSVDYAVLERATDVVTVPLDVAWDDLGSWDALQRLLPADEDGTVVAGDAEVVSVDAENNVVASDDVHVSLVGVEGLAVVAYDDRVLVVPTEEAQRVRDLVATLKERGEF
- a CDS encoding replication factor A (Replication protein A protects and stabilize the intermediate ssDNA that is generated by the unwinding action of a DNA helicase at the replication fork. In addition, SSBs prevent the formation of secondary structures by single-stranded template DNA.), with protein sequence MTDLHTHAEDIVAQFSDHLDLTVDEVEERLDNLVNEYRVPVDEARRSVVNSYLDEADLEREALGGGGNASVGLAEIDQDEQWLDVTAKVVELWEPRSDSVAQVGLLGDETGTTKFVAFETSELPELEEGAVYRLENLVTDEYQGNFSVKLNRTTTITEVDEEIEVGDDAETVEGALVDIQSGSGLIKRCPEEDCTRVLQNGRCSEHGDVDGEFDLRIKGVLDDGEAVHEVIFDRESTEELTGTTLEEAKDMAMDALDTTVVADEMRTGTLGRYYRVSGPQFGRYVLVDEFERLDDPVDAEAALIEARSI
- a CDS encoding DUF5814 domain-containing protein, which codes for MAITDKIYLKNHRQIVSQLDTSIPKGAFKGATMEVLYSGDGLTKLDDATRDRLLDFATDFLDCEDPDDLYTGYPERQFIRYLLELRAQGLGPDAIVDVMTDDYMLYAYPGDVLSFLDQAVRRLEAVESLAAVEGDQEMERRAAETRRALSKG
- a CDS encoding DUF7091 family protein translates to MDDRLERFVRTTFRSAGRRYAEARKAYREGRDTVDLPRDDEGRVRIVCRREAERRAVELDAENRPACYEAGHPDCEGCLEDVREGIVETW
- a CDS encoding RPA family protein gives rise to the protein MSQAPTREVARRVFAREFNDASHTFKESDDERAPVYLLLPTGERANRVFLVGTLTEKEDVGEDDEYWRGRIVDPTGTFFVYAGQYQPDAASTLRELEPPAYVAVVGKPRTYETDDGSVNVSVRPESITAVDSTTRDRWVVEAAQRTLERVATFEDESNEYARMAREEYDLAVDDYRAMALAALEGLDETDELESDAETDLDAPAEH
- a CDS encoding SipW-dependent-type signal peptide-containing protein, with product MPDELELSRRKILAAVGSIGAASAGAGLGTSAFFSDQETFENNRLVAGELDLRVGYETHYSDWSADENDGLAGDVSMDGLDGGTLNDAAVGLPTQESVEGSPLIAVADGADADQFLDNTRTESFPTGFESIDTGTEIACDDDGDGLLAASGDRPVIQLSDVKPGDFGEVTITFAPCDNPGFVWANGRLVDAEENGLTEPEADDPDEGAGVELLDAVRAALWVDDGDNWQDADGAATERIVLSGTLREVLDVLTPAAEFGNVEAAQDGLLLPGDIPAEEGGGQGGNCFSAATAHNVVFAWWLPVDHANEIQTDAVTFDLGLYTEQCRHNRALPARRAFEIGEGVDTESGERFGLLDEVGFPELMVTEVDVSADPIEFTLDVPQSLDKDAGDRWELRFDADDDGTVDFRVVFDDFYYQEWDDEAGQWGPQQPVPADIETGVVDGIFVVRVPRDRLSDPFSFAGRVCYGEASPAGGDLCVAFTPEFDPTDGDGGTADDFQSIALGPAKVEGACCLSGDNVSAFRRYTCRIVEGTDQNGNKGDARSEAIAKCKQICAGIDGAGEGDCEFHEDQPCHPGGTAPSVENFDPSEVGDCTDCCATVDFDVDSPVPIYQVAIEARPCGGLGRDIASYDATGADDQTDFSLSDITEQGDPCVEKCQDIRIKLVPQDQSADEPRGAGCPNPSSVIVTKSFFPDDCGACCLAIKQNGVTPDCVLTVSKDCCERFGEPNNVNAVWTSSGTDCSDSNNNGIPDACEKQDDEGEAK
- a CDS encoding ribbon-helix-helix protein, CopG family, whose protein sequence is MGNKNKTVSFRVNEDAFETLREIAEERDLSLSAVFRDYVDMLVAHDGQVEVVPEHELASRSDDEPSFPPTVEVPKSFVREHERLELEAEHLREQLDEHKRYVNHLREQLEEEEDVIHLEDLDGDERDEPYQLG